A window of the Streptomyces sp. NBC_01351 genome harbors these coding sequences:
- a CDS encoding MBL fold metallo-hydrolase: MADPLAGAPAGAPKAPDGPPARPRPLGEHRRWPGSFADRLTTPLPGMRAFARLAREGAFRPGPDGLRGIPDLPYAPAPLPAAAPGTVSVTWAGHASWVLRTGGLTVLTDPVWSRRILGTPSRMTPVGVRWEELPPVDAVVISHNHYDHLDAPTIKRLPRRTACFVPAGLARWFRRRGFTRVTELDWWESAELGGVRFEFVPAHHWSKRSLIDTCRSLWGGWILTDTQSRAPRKLYFAGDTGYGHWFGEIGRRHPGIDLALLPIGAYAPRWWLSDVHADPEEAVRACLDLGARRMAPMHWATFVLSAEPVMEPLHRARTAWARAGLPREHLWDLPIGGSRTLGEELPGP; the protein is encoded by the coding sequence GTGGCAGACCCCCTGGCGGGCGCCCCGGCAGGCGCGCCGAAGGCCCCCGACGGACCGCCCGCCCGCCCCCGGCCACTCGGGGAGCACCGGCGCTGGCCCGGTTCCTTCGCGGACCGGCTCACCACCCCGCTCCCCGGCATGCGCGCCTTCGCCCGGCTCGCCCGCGAGGGTGCCTTCCGGCCCGGCCCCGACGGGCTGCGCGGCATCCCCGACCTGCCCTACGCACCCGCCCCGCTGCCCGCGGCGGCACCCGGCACGGTCTCCGTCACCTGGGCCGGGCACGCCAGCTGGGTGCTGCGGACCGGCGGGCTGACCGTGCTGACCGACCCCGTCTGGTCGCGCCGCATCCTCGGCACCCCGTCCCGGATGACACCCGTCGGCGTGCGCTGGGAGGAGCTGCCGCCGGTCGACGCCGTGGTGATCAGCCACAACCACTACGACCACCTCGACGCCCCCACCATCAAGCGGCTGCCCCGGCGCACGGCCTGCTTCGTCCCGGCGGGCCTCGCCCGCTGGTTCCGCCGCCGGGGCTTCACCCGCGTCACCGAGCTCGACTGGTGGGAGTCGGCCGAACTGGGGGGCGTACGCTTCGAGTTCGTCCCCGCCCACCACTGGTCGAAGCGGTCCCTGATCGACACCTGCCGCTCCCTGTGGGGCGGCTGGATCCTCACCGACACCCAGAGCCGCGCCCCGCGGAAGCTCTACTTCGCGGGAGACACCGGCTACGGGCACTGGTTCGGCGAGATCGGCCGCCGCCATCCCGGCATCGACCTCGCCCTGCTGCCGATCGGGGCCTACGCCCCGCGCTGGTGGCTCAGCGACGTCCACGCCGACCCGGAGGAGGCCGTACGGGCCTGCCTCGACCTCGGAGCCCGCCGGATGGCCCCCATGCACTGGGCCACCTTCGTCCTCTCCGCCGAACCGGTCATGGAGCCCCTGCACCGCGCCCGGACCGCCTGGGCCCGTGCGGGCCTGCCCCGCGAGCACCTCTGGGACCTCCCCATCGGCGGGTCCCGCACCCTCGGCGAGGAGCTACCCGGACCCTGA
- a CDS encoding TIGR03086 family metal-binding protein encodes MPETLLELHAQALRLFGERLRAVKDDQWGASTPCTEWDVRALVNHVTGEQLWIPPMVTDGRTVEELGDAFSGDVLGEDPHAAWDAASAAAHAAFAAPGALDRTVRLSYGPALGTAYCSELTADCVVHTWDLCRGIGADDRLPDNLVEFSIKEVMPYADSLAASGMYAEPLEVPAGANAQTRLLALLGRKG; translated from the coding sequence ATGCCCGAGACGCTGCTCGAACTGCACGCCCAGGCGCTTCGGCTCTTCGGTGAGCGGCTGCGCGCCGTCAAGGACGACCAGTGGGGCGCGTCCACCCCCTGCACCGAGTGGGACGTGCGGGCGCTGGTCAACCACGTCACCGGGGAGCAGCTCTGGATCCCGCCCATGGTCACCGACGGCCGCACCGTCGAGGAGCTCGGCGACGCCTTCTCCGGGGACGTGCTCGGCGAGGACCCCCACGCGGCTTGGGACGCCGCCTCCGCCGCCGCGCACGCGGCCTTCGCCGCGCCCGGGGCGCTGGACCGGACCGTGCGGCTCTCGTACGGGCCCGCGCTCGGAACGGCGTACTGCTCCGAACTGACCGCCGACTGCGTCGTGCACACCTGGGACCTCTGCCGGGGCATCGGCGCCGACGACCGGCTCCCGGACAACCTCGTCGAGTTCTCCATCAAGGAGGTCATGCCGTACGCCGACTCGCTCGCCGCCAGCGGCATGTACGCAGAGCCGCTGGAGGTTCCGGCGGGGGCGAACGCGCAGACCCGGCTGCTGGCGCTGCTGGGGAGGAAGGGCTGA
- a CDS encoding aminotransferase class I/II-fold pyridoxal phosphate-dependent enzyme: protein MQRTAPEGRGPVRYGPPAPQPGLPVLPELLAVLAAAAGRSAPEPPGGGEPVREAACRHWGRRGLATAPSSVAAGPGAPALLLALLGAFGGDVMLPRPCPAWWTPQVRLLGRRAYHVPTPAECGGVPDPYALLETVRRVRAEGGDPRVLLLSVADDPTATVPPPEMLREACEAAEEAGLFVVSDESWRDTVHRPHETLVLSPAEMLPDQAAVLVDLSGALLPAGWPAAVLRFPDTPRGTWLRARTLDVLTATGALVAGPVAGAAAHALDEPDAVAARSYAAATLHGAVAAAAHRVLLEAGALVRPPEAGRHLYADLSPLRAGLARRGVGDAMELEDWLGARLGAPTPGGQRFADELGALRVRLSTGPLLGATPEERLAALTARDPLALPHVRRSLDLLGSALAGLA, encoded by the coding sequence ATGCAGCGCACGGCGCCGGAAGGCCGTGGTCCGGTCAGGTACGGCCCACCCGCGCCCCAGCCGGGCCTCCCCGTGCTGCCCGAGCTCCTCGCCGTACTCGCCGCGGCCGCCGGGCGCTCCGCCCCCGAACCCCCCGGCGGCGGGGAACCCGTACGCGAGGCCGCCTGCCGGCACTGGGGGCGGCGCGGGCTCGCCACCGCCCCTTCGAGCGTGGCCGCCGGCCCCGGCGCCCCGGCCCTGCTGCTCGCCCTGCTCGGAGCCTTCGGCGGCGACGTGATGCTGCCCCGGCCCTGTCCCGCCTGGTGGACCCCGCAGGTCCGGCTGCTGGGACGGCGGGCCTACCACGTACCGACCCCGGCCGAGTGCGGCGGCGTACCCGACCCGTACGCGCTGCTGGAGACCGTACGGCGGGTGCGCGCGGAGGGCGGTGACCCGCGGGTGCTGCTGCTGTCGGTCGCCGACGACCCGACCGCCACCGTCCCGCCGCCCGAGATGCTGCGCGAGGCCTGCGAGGCCGCAGAGGAGGCCGGGCTGTTCGTCGTCAGCGACGAGAGCTGGCGCGACACCGTGCACCGGCCGCACGAGACCCTGGTGCTCAGCCCCGCCGAGATGCTCCCCGACCAGGCGGCCGTCCTCGTCGACCTGTCCGGAGCGCTGCTGCCCGCCGGCTGGCCGGCGGCCGTACTCCGCTTCCCCGACACCCCGCGCGGCACCTGGCTGCGCGCCCGCACCCTCGACGTGCTCACCGCCACCGGCGCCCTCGTCGCGGGCCCCGTCGCGGGGGCCGCCGCGCACGCCCTCGACGAACCCGACGCGGTCGCCGCACGCTCCTACGCGGCGGCCACCCTGCACGGAGCCGTCGCCGCCGCCGCGCACCGCGTGCTGCTGGAGGCCGGGGCGCTGGTCCGGCCCCCGGAGGCAGGCCGCCACCTCTACGCGGACCTCTCCCCGCTGCGGGCCGGCCTCGCCCGGCGCGGGGTCGGCGACGCCATGGAGCTGGAGGACTGGCTCGGCGCCCGGCTCGGCGCGCCCACGCCGGGCGGGCAGCGGTTCGCGGACGAACTGGGCGCGCTGCGCGTGCGGTTGTCGACGGGCCCGCTGCTCGGCGCCACCCCCGAGGAGCGGCTGGCCGCGCTCACCGCCCGCGATCCGCTCGCGCTGCCGCACGTACGGCGCTCCCTGGACCTCCTCGGATCGGCCCTGGCGGGACTGGCCTGA
- a CDS encoding VMAP-C domain-containing protein: MGWFRREGGSAPADPRYTVVSVLRTDGSTTAGAGVPLTSAHLLTCAHVVNDALGRPLFDSRTPGEAQVPVTLHTPNGSYRYAARVAYWVPPRRRDGNPQVRERQDHEWLGDLAVLIVERLVDLTAPPPPWAPMTAGRKLRAWHGSGLSSSFADVRVTSFDGVIGYVDGDPTGMAVGPAYSGGPLWSADESAVVGIVAAHIMPPSDSATGAPRAFSSQHINRRSWCIPWQRVQEELLAAGAHELFERPAADPEDPALPLLTELLEAALPGGQSALADTAITVAERCGYAYPRDGSAPGYEEYAALLVAEPRALAALSEVLRHKEPRMTLRLLAAGRLSPVPVLLSPREYRRLRALLDGLPERILARLPQAVREALPLAAAFPEWSTVGELLFHLERLSGDSRTDDAGTRVPALLRVTEYAAVLCPRATRANLRLWSDGVSDRLGIPHSALAERRSDAEDWARVQEERTTPLRVLVQVSTLAGPDRYRLRLWCDEGSGPRQVSTDGNAVYSGAAAARELLRTLEALCRADPGEHRPLVEALVDRAGLNLPIDEWETAGPDGLVPAVLGAEYQLVVNCPELLRRNERFLPDWRRRWRQLDTGTSLLITDTGMSPREIYGTLMDRSDAVRVAVDVPAGLRDEIVQVCLAVGVPVVVWDRAEESESGAVTQMSAVTTRELPEGVRSYRAKTVHRPRDYPGRPVLAWADADRTVPQLYLAEPQEGA; this comes from the coding sequence ATGGGATGGTTCCGCCGTGAGGGCGGATCCGCGCCGGCGGACCCCCGCTACACGGTGGTGTCCGTGCTGCGGACGGACGGATCCACCACCGCCGGGGCGGGGGTGCCGCTCACCTCGGCCCACCTGCTCACCTGTGCCCACGTGGTCAACGACGCTTTGGGCAGGCCCCTGTTCGACAGCCGTACGCCCGGCGAGGCGCAGGTACCGGTGACCCTGCACACGCCGAACGGGAGCTACCGGTACGCGGCCCGCGTGGCGTACTGGGTGCCGCCCCGGCGCCGCGACGGCAACCCGCAGGTCCGGGAGCGGCAGGACCACGAGTGGCTGGGCGATCTCGCGGTGCTCATCGTCGAACGCCTGGTGGACCTGACCGCCCCGCCCCCGCCGTGGGCACCGATGACCGCCGGCCGCAAGCTGCGGGCCTGGCACGGCTCGGGGCTGAGCAGTTCGTTCGCCGACGTGCGGGTGACCTCCTTCGACGGGGTCATCGGCTACGTGGACGGCGACCCGACCGGCATGGCCGTCGGCCCCGCGTACAGCGGCGGTCCCCTGTGGTCGGCCGACGAGAGCGCGGTGGTGGGCATCGTCGCCGCCCACATCATGCCGCCCTCCGACTCCGCCACCGGGGCACCCCGGGCCTTCAGCAGCCAGCACATCAACCGGCGCAGCTGGTGCATTCCGTGGCAGCGCGTGCAGGAGGAGCTGCTGGCGGCGGGCGCGCACGAGCTGTTCGAGCGCCCGGCCGCCGATCCGGAGGACCCGGCCCTGCCCCTGCTGACCGAGCTGCTGGAGGCCGCGCTGCCCGGCGGCCAGAGCGCTCTGGCCGACACCGCGATCACGGTCGCGGAGCGGTGCGGCTACGCCTATCCCCGTGACGGGTCGGCGCCCGGCTACGAGGAGTACGCCGCGCTGCTCGTCGCCGAGCCCCGCGCGCTGGCCGCGCTGAGCGAGGTGCTGCGCCACAAGGAGCCGCGGATGACGCTGCGGCTGCTCGCGGCCGGCCGGCTCTCCCCCGTCCCGGTGCTGCTGTCGCCCCGGGAGTACCGGCGGCTGCGGGCGCTGCTGGACGGGCTGCCCGAGCGGATCCTGGCGCGGCTGCCGCAGGCGGTGCGGGAGGCGCTGCCGCTGGCGGCCGCGTTCCCCGAGTGGAGCACGGTCGGCGAGCTGCTGTTCCACCTCGAACGGCTGTCGGGCGACAGCCGGACGGACGATGCCGGGACGCGCGTGCCCGCCCTGTTGCGGGTGACGGAGTACGCAGCGGTGCTGTGTCCGCGGGCCACCCGGGCCAATCTGCGGCTGTGGTCGGACGGGGTGTCCGACCGGCTCGGCATCCCCCACTCGGCGCTCGCCGAGCGCCGCTCCGACGCCGAGGACTGGGCCCGCGTCCAGGAGGAGAGGACCACTCCGCTGCGGGTGCTGGTGCAGGTCAGCACCCTCGCCGGGCCGGACCGGTACCGGCTGCGGCTGTGGTGCGACGAGGGCTCGGGGCCCCGTCAGGTGTCCACGGACGGGAACGCCGTCTACAGCGGCGCGGCAGCGGCGCGGGAGCTGCTACGGACCCTGGAGGCGCTGTGCAGGGCCGATCCGGGTGAGCACCGGCCGCTGGTGGAGGCCCTGGTGGACCGGGCCGGGCTGAACCTGCCGATCGACGAGTGGGAGACGGCCGGGCCGGACGGGCTGGTGCCGGCGGTGCTCGGCGCGGAATACCAGCTGGTCGTCAACTGTCCGGAACTCCTGCGCCGCAACGAGCGTTTCCTCCCCGACTGGCGCCGCCGCTGGCGCCAGCTCGACACGGGCACGTCCTTGCTCATCACGGACACCGGGATGAGCCCCCGGGAGATCTACGGCACGCTGATGGACCGCTCGGACGCGGTCCGGGTCGCCGTGGACGTCCCGGCGGGGCTGCGGGACGAGATCGTGCAGGTGTGTCTCGCGGTCGGGGTGCCGGTGGTGGTGTGGGACCGGGCAGAGGAGAGCGAGTCGGGCGCCGTCACGCAGATGAGCGCCGTCACCACCCGGGAGCTGCCCGAGGGCGTGCGCTCGTACCGCGCCAAGACGGTGCACCGGCCCCGGGACTATCCCGGCCGTCCGGTCCTCGCCTGGGCGGACGCCGACCGGACCGTACCCCAGCTGTACCTCGCCGAGCCGCAGGAGGGCGCATGA
- a CDS encoding CU044_2847 family protein, giving the protein MATFTELQLGDGTPVRFEVTSPAGPAEPPPAPEAAGDLPDGMGHSVPVARGGGGQAVATFAVETLRTALQPMGILLQEVHDAVTASPSPPHEVNVTFGVQVGHDLKLGIVGGNGQAHLTVSATWQPTQQTQPVQPTPRTS; this is encoded by the coding sequence ATGGCAACCTTCACCGAGTTACAGCTCGGGGACGGCACTCCCGTCCGCTTCGAGGTCACCTCGCCCGCCGGCCCCGCGGAGCCGCCGCCGGCCCCGGAGGCCGCCGGGGACCTGCCCGACGGCATGGGGCACAGCGTGCCCGTCGCACGGGGCGGCGGCGGTCAGGCCGTCGCCACCTTCGCCGTCGAGACGCTCCGTACCGCCCTGCAGCCGATGGGGATCCTCCTCCAGGAGGTCCACGACGCGGTCACGGCCTCCCCGAGCCCGCCGCACGAGGTGAACGTGACCTTCGGGGTGCAGGTGGGTCACGACCTCAAGCTGGGCATCGTCGGCGGCAACGGCCAGGCCCATCTGACCGTCTCCGCGACCTGGCAACCCACGCAGCAGACTCAGCCGGTGCAGCCGACGCCCCGCACGAGCTGA
- a CDS encoding AAA family ATPase, which produces MTTEPHAPASWRIFRGDGVPHEAVMPPAPPWRRFKTTEAPARPLPYLIAPEHADVVNAALHLRRPLLVTGPAGTGKSSLARAVTHELSLGRLLRWPVNSRSSVQDALYQYDAIGRLRETTLRRDRGETEPSVGSFVRLGPLGTSLVPGERPRTLLVDEMDKGDVDLPNDLLTVFEEGIFEIPELSRLPDGMDRVEVLTADHRGTATVERGLVHCTEFPVVVITSNGERDFPPAFLRRCIRLDLPVPDENRLRAIVNAHLGDDALLEIDDLLSAFLRRRAPGELATDQLLNAVFLRAGGVDLDADGLLDAVLHQLTGAG; this is translated from the coding sequence ATGACCACGGAGCCGCACGCACCGGCCAGTTGGCGGATCTTCCGCGGCGACGGCGTCCCGCACGAGGCCGTCATGCCGCCGGCCCCGCCGTGGCGGCGCTTCAAGACCACCGAGGCACCCGCGCGTCCGCTGCCGTACCTGATCGCGCCCGAGCACGCCGACGTGGTCAACGCCGCGCTCCACCTGCGCAGGCCGCTGCTGGTCACCGGACCGGCCGGAACGGGCAAGTCCTCGCTGGCCCGGGCGGTCACGCACGAGCTGAGCCTGGGCAGACTGCTGCGCTGGCCGGTGAACAGCCGCTCCAGCGTGCAGGACGCGCTCTACCAGTACGACGCGATCGGCCGGCTGCGGGAGACGACGCTGCGCCGGGACCGGGGGGAGACCGAGCCGTCCGTCGGCAGTTTCGTCCGGCTCGGCCCGCTGGGCACGTCGCTGGTACCGGGTGAGCGGCCGCGGACCCTGCTGGTGGACGAGATGGACAAGGGCGACGTGGACCTGCCCAACGACCTGCTCACCGTGTTCGAGGAGGGGATCTTCGAGATCCCGGAACTGAGCCGGCTGCCCGACGGGATGGACCGGGTCGAGGTGCTCACCGCCGACCACCGGGGCACGGCGACCGTGGAACGCGGCCTGGTCCACTGCACGGAGTTCCCCGTCGTGGTCATCACCAGCAACGGCGAACGGGACTTCCCGCCGGCCTTCCTGCGGCGCTGCATCCGCCTCGACCTGCCCGTGCCGGACGAGAACCGGCTGCGTGCGATCGTCAACGCCCACCTGGGGGACGACGCCCTGCTGGAGATCGACGACCTGCTGTCGGCGTTCCTGCGCCGCCGGGCCCCCGGGGAGCTGGCCACCGACCAGCTGCTGAACGCCGTGTTCCTGCGGGCCGGCGGGGTGGACCTGGACGCCGACGGGCTGCTGGACGCGGTGTTGCACCAGCTCACCGGGGCCGGCTGA
- a CDS encoding SAV_2336 N-terminal domain-related protein gives MTGADREQPGEERARPGEERPGEDRLDAVLRVLGAAGQDLNAQTVLDVLWLARCLSLDPVGLPLEAARRPPRAAPAQEGEAPAEPPEAAEGTELPLPDEDLPDLALPELHAAPVPPAPSSQEPAERPGAGRAEEPEPGMPVRVPEEKALVQELLVGRSLRPLKRKRPSRWRFELDEGATAAALAETWLPDVVMQPVRERWLNLALVVDDGVSMLLWQRLAIELQATLQRLGAFRSLRVHGLDTGAASGPVLRGRPFGAGGGPLPPSLLADPSGQTLVLVLSDGMGAAWRQGRMHEVLRKWAKCGPVAVLHTLPTSLWDGSGIQADHWQVTTRRPGAPNTHWLVSDPVLPAELAGFSGVPVPVLEPTAESLRDWARLLTSPGATIGLPLLSPPRRRALIAPPREARGIQHFRDAASPEAYRLAAHLAAVSPVSVPVMRLVQNAVPWQARTAHLAEVFLGGLIRPVPAPVATGWPLPPRHRVFRFTPEAERALLDAVPSSELLATGRRIGRRIEQLAGRSPDFPAWLAHPDGADTVPSAFRSFTAVERRLLARFGVSMDSLPAPARLLESRPRAAQRWDPLTPQDPQQLGPYRLSGRRLGERSIVYRGHDTRGTEVAIRMIRPEMPSYVSQLLGVEAEALRRMNGRYAPTLLATRLRDDPPWIAMQMVTTPGAADLALPALGDLLEATAGSGRLPFDLLTSLTLGWHLASALSICHTNGLVPAALTGDSVVVLQRSVVLTGLADCALDGEYAGTGPVPEQADSVQALGELLRQISSRSFSGARTLSERMELWQGESWQPLRTMVTRCLSPDPAERPSAPEVAELLARYVALARGGPQHGVRPSGGSGPAAERPPLEPRLRGVPPALNELRIGRRPVWSATRMTERAEFHRLLAGLRRPLGQSLRVTVAGVSPGSGRATTAMTLGTLLSVVRGEPVLALDGAPTAGDLNAHLTLRNPATLGELAALAQDASYEEIRRLTTRTPGGLEVVAHSAAYKAPSPSHFDEYRRVLSMAARHYPVVLTDWAEGRISARGEAVLALTDRLVLCCTNALHATEAVERQLAELRRAGWESLADRAVVVATALGGSGAVLSAQGVRAHLPTAGPMVFVPYDLHLSGIAERNLARLRPRTAEAYANLADLLFAGAVGVSGSG, from the coding sequence ATGACGGGCGCGGACCGGGAGCAGCCCGGAGAGGAGCGGGCACGGCCTGGAGAGGAGCGGCCCGGGGAGGACCGGCTGGACGCGGTGCTCCGCGTCCTGGGGGCGGCCGGGCAGGACCTCAACGCGCAGACCGTGCTGGACGTCCTCTGGCTGGCCCGCTGCCTCTCCCTCGATCCCGTGGGGCTGCCCCTGGAAGCGGCCCGCCGCCCGCCCCGGGCCGCGCCCGCGCAGGAGGGCGAGGCCCCCGCGGAGCCGCCGGAGGCCGCCGAGGGGACCGAACTCCCCCTGCCCGACGAGGACCTGCCCGACCTGGCCCTGCCCGAACTGCACGCGGCTCCGGTGCCGCCCGCGCCGTCCTCGCAGGAACCGGCCGAGCGCCCCGGGGCCGGCCGCGCGGAGGAGCCGGAGCCCGGGATGCCGGTCCGGGTCCCGGAGGAGAAGGCCCTCGTACAGGAGCTGCTGGTGGGGCGCTCGCTGCGGCCCCTCAAGCGGAAGCGGCCCAGCCGGTGGCGCTTCGAGCTGGACGAGGGGGCCACGGCCGCCGCCCTCGCCGAGACCTGGCTGCCGGACGTGGTCATGCAGCCGGTGCGCGAGCGCTGGCTGAACCTCGCCCTGGTCGTGGACGACGGGGTCTCCATGCTGCTGTGGCAGCGCCTCGCCATCGAGCTGCAGGCCACCTTGCAGCGGCTCGGGGCCTTCCGGTCGCTGCGGGTGCACGGCCTGGACACCGGCGCCGCGTCCGGGCCGGTCCTGCGCGGCCGGCCCTTCGGCGCGGGCGGGGGCCCGCTGCCGCCGTCCTTGCTGGCGGACCCCTCCGGGCAGACGCTGGTGCTGGTGCTGAGCGACGGCATGGGCGCGGCGTGGCGGCAGGGCCGGATGCACGAGGTCCTGCGCAAGTGGGCCAAGTGCGGGCCGGTGGCCGTCCTGCACACTCTGCCGACCTCCCTGTGGGACGGCTCCGGCATCCAGGCGGACCACTGGCAGGTCACCACCCGGCGCCCGGGGGCCCCCAACACCCACTGGCTGGTCTCCGATCCGGTGCTGCCCGCCGAACTCGCCGGCTTCTCCGGGGTGCCCGTTCCCGTACTGGAGCCCACGGCGGAGTCGCTGCGGGACTGGGCCCGGCTGCTGACCTCCCCCGGCGCCACCATCGGGCTGCCGCTGCTGTCGCCGCCGAGGCGGCGGGCCCTGATCGCGCCGCCCCGGGAGGCGCGGGGCATCCAGCACTTCCGGGACGCGGCCTCCCCCGAGGCGTACCGGCTCGCGGCCCATCTGGCGGCGGTCAGCCCGGTGTCGGTCCCGGTGATGCGGCTCGTGCAGAACGCCGTGCCCTGGCAGGCGCGGACCGCCCATCTGGCCGAGGTCTTCCTCGGCGGGCTGATCCGGCCGGTGCCCGCCCCGGTCGCCACCGGCTGGCCGCTGCCGCCCCGGCACCGGGTGTTCCGGTTCACCCCCGAGGCCGAACGGGCCCTGCTCGACGCGGTGCCCAGCTCCGAGCTGCTCGCGACCGGCCGCCGGATCGGCCGGCGCATCGAGCAACTGGCGGGCCGCTCCCCCGACTTCCCCGCCTGGCTGGCGCACCCGGACGGCGCGGACACCGTGCCGTCCGCCTTCCGCTCCTTCACCGCGGTGGAGCGGCGGCTGCTGGCTCGGTTCGGTGTCAGCATGGACTCCCTGCCGGCGCCGGCCCGGCTGCTGGAGTCACGGCCGCGGGCGGCGCAGCGCTGGGATCCGCTGACGCCCCAGGACCCGCAGCAGCTGGGTCCGTACCGGCTGAGCGGCCGCCGGCTGGGCGAGCGCAGCATCGTCTACCGGGGGCACGACACCCGGGGCACCGAGGTGGCGATCCGGATGATCCGCCCGGAAATGCCCTCGTACGTCTCCCAGTTGCTCGGCGTCGAGGCCGAGGCGCTGCGGCGGATGAACGGCCGGTACGCTCCGACGCTGTTGGCGACGCGGCTGCGGGACGACCCGCCGTGGATCGCGATGCAGATGGTCACCACGCCCGGCGCGGCGGACCTCGCGCTTCCCGCACTCGGTGATCTGCTGGAGGCGACCGCCGGTTCGGGCCGGCTCCCCTTCGACCTCCTCACCAGCCTCACCCTCGGCTGGCACCTGGCGTCCGCGCTGAGCATCTGCCACACCAACGGGCTGGTGCCGGCCGCGCTGACCGGGGATTCCGTGGTGGTCCTGCAGCGTTCGGTGGTGCTGACGGGGCTGGCGGACTGCGCGCTCGACGGGGAGTACGCCGGGACCGGGCCGGTGCCGGAACAGGCGGACTCCGTCCAGGCCCTCGGCGAGCTGCTGCGGCAGATCAGCAGCAGGTCGTTCAGCGGCGCCCGCACCCTGTCCGAGCGGATGGAGCTGTGGCAGGGCGAGTCCTGGCAGCCGCTGCGCACGATGGTCACGCGGTGCCTGTCGCCGGACCCGGCGGAGCGCCCGTCCGCGCCCGAGGTGGCCGAACTGCTGGCCAGGTACGTGGCGCTGGCCCGGGGCGGCCCGCAGCACGGGGTGCGCCCCTCGGGAGGCTCCGGCCCGGCCGCCGAACGGCCGCCGCTGGAGCCCCGGTTGCGCGGGGTGCCGCCGGCGCTGAACGAGCTGCGGATCGGGCGCCGCCCGGTGTGGTCGGCCACCCGCATGACCGAGCGGGCCGAGTTCCACCGGCTGCTGGCGGGGCTGCGGCGGCCGCTCGGGCAGAGCCTGCGGGTCACCGTGGCCGGCGTGTCGCCCGGTTCGGGCCGGGCCACGACCGCCATGACGCTGGGGACCCTGCTGTCCGTGGTGCGCGGCGAGCCGGTGCTGGCCCTGGACGGGGCGCCGACGGCCGGGGACCTGAACGCCCACCTGACACTCCGCAACCCGGCGACGCTGGGCGAGCTGGCGGCACTGGCGCAGGACGCCTCGTACGAGGAGATCCGGCGGCTCACCACCCGCACCCCGGGCGGGCTGGAGGTGGTGGCCCACTCGGCCGCGTACAAGGCTCCGAGTCCCAGCCACTTCGACGAGTACCGGCGGGTCCTCTCGATGGCCGCGCGCCACTACCCGGTGGTGCTGACGGACTGGGCGGAGGGCCGGATCAGTGCGCGCGGGGAGGCTGTGCTGGCGCTGACCGACCGGCTCGTCCTGTGCTGCACGAACGCGCTCCACGCCACGGAGGCGGTCGAGCGGCAGCTGGCCGAGCTGCGCCGGGCGGGATGGGAGTCCCTCGCCGACCGTGCGGTGGTCGTGGCCACCGCGCTCGGCGGATCGGGCGCAGTGCTGTCCGCCCAGGGCGTCCGCGCCCACCTGCCCACGGCCGGGCCGATGGTCTTCGTACCGTACGACCTGCACCTGTCGGGCATCGCCGAGCGGAACCTGGCCCGGCTGCGGCCCCGGACGGCGGAGGCGTACGCGAACCTGGCCGACCTGCTCTTCGCGGGCGCGGTGGGGGTTTCAGGGTCCGGGTAG
- a CDS encoding class I SAM-dependent methyltransferase encodes MNATHETAVYTHGHHESVLRSHRWRTAENSAAYLIGELRPGMSVLDVGCGPGTITADLAELVAPGGRVTAVDAAEDVVEQARAYAAERGVTGVEFGTADVHALGFPDDTFDVVHAHQVLQHVGDPVRALREMRRVCRPGGIVAARDADYAAMTWYPAAPGLDTWQSLYQRVARANGGEPDAGRRLRAWARAAGFTDVTSSATTWVFATPEETAWWSSLWADRTTASSYATLATEGGHATPEALSSIAAAWRGWGADADAWFSVLNGEILCRA; translated from the coding sequence ATGAACGCCACGCACGAGACGGCCGTCTACACGCACGGCCACCACGAGTCGGTCCTGCGCTCACACCGCTGGCGCACAGCCGAGAACTCGGCCGCGTACCTGATCGGCGAGCTGCGGCCGGGCATGTCCGTACTGGACGTGGGCTGCGGGCCGGGCACGATCACCGCCGACCTGGCGGAGCTGGTCGCGCCGGGCGGCCGCGTCACGGCGGTCGACGCGGCCGAGGACGTCGTCGAGCAGGCCCGCGCGTACGCGGCGGAACGCGGGGTGACGGGGGTGGAATTCGGTACGGCGGACGTCCACGCGCTCGGCTTCCCGGACGACACCTTCGACGTGGTCCACGCCCACCAGGTGCTGCAGCACGTGGGCGACCCGGTGCGGGCGCTGCGCGAGATGCGGCGGGTGTGCAGGCCGGGCGGGATCGTGGCGGCGCGGGACGCGGACTACGCGGCGATGACCTGGTACCCGGCGGCGCCGGGCCTGGACACCTGGCAGAGCCTGTACCAGCGGGTGGCCCGCGCCAACGGCGGCGAACCGGACGCGGGGCGCCGGCTGCGGGCGTGGGCGCGGGCGGCGGGCTTCACGGACGTGACGTCCAGTGCGACCACGTGGGTCTTCGCCACGCCGGAGGAGACGGCGTGGTGGTCGTCCCTGTGGGCGGACCGGACGACGGCCTCGTCGTACGCGACGCTCGCCACCGAGGGCGGGCACGCCACGCCCGAGGCCCTGTCGTCCATCGCCGCCGCGTGGCGCGGCTGGGGTGCGGACGCGGATGCGTGGTTCTCGGTCCTGAACGGCGAGATCCTCTGTCGAGCCTGA